One window of the Bos indicus x Bos taurus breed Angus x Brahman F1 hybrid chromosome 8, Bos_hybrid_MaternalHap_v2.0, whole genome shotgun sequence genome contains the following:
- the FBXO10 gene encoding F-box only protein 10 isoform X2 → MEAGGLPLELWRMILAYLPLPDLGRCSLVCRAWRELILSLDRTRWRQLYLGCAECRHPNWPNQPDVEPESWREAFKQHYLASKTWTKNAAILETSVCFSLFRRRRMRRTLSVGPGHEFHSLGSALAMSSLFDRILLFPGLHEEQGEIILKVPVEIVGHGKLGEVALLASIDQQCSTTRLCNLVFMPAWFSPFMFKTTSGHVQFDNCNFENGHIQVHGPGTCQVKFCSFKNTHVFLHNVPLCVLENCEFVGSENNSVTVEGHPSSENNWAYTHLLGLIRSSPGVLPTEDSDSLMSLDLESRDQAWSPRTCGIVIEGSQSPTSPTTGSPRAGSQDAEVGSNGERVARTPDSSDGGLSPSGEDEDEDQLTYRLSYQVQGPRPVLGGSFLGPPLPGASIQLPSCLVLNSLQQELQKDREAMALASSVQGCLIRKCLFRDGKGGVFVCSYGRAKMEGNIFRNLTYAVRCIHNSKIIMLRNHIHHCRASGIFLRLEGGGLIAGNNICHNAEAGVDIRKKSNPLILCNQIHHGLRSGIVVLGNGKGIIRNNQIFSNKEAGIYILYHGNPVVSRNHIFKGHAAGIAVNENGRGLITANKGCGVWMMASSLPHVTSNHVSYNGLYGVAVFSQKDGSGEFPGGHGAQENFSEDGDAILWETELEKDDDPLRRPITIALVESNSVNHNGASGLYIQSSEALHIVTNVIHANRVRGITVAQSSQLTRVANNSISCNRQSGVKIEAQCKVELRGNGIYDNRGHGVITKGDSTVMENDIIGNRGSGLQLLPLSDTKVIKNRIHSFRASGIAVQGHAKALVQENTIFQGRTNKTIFQQSSNNQECIIQNNRFLVFKKSDTWRLANPPARPHLENSLRGPSAAHGGQKVTAMATRITAHVEGGYHSKRSIFCTIL, encoded by the exons ATGGAGGCTGGCGGCCTCCCCCTGGAGCTGTGGCGTATGATCTTGGCCTACCTGCCCCTTCCCGACCTGGGCCGCTGCAGCCTGGTGTGCAGGGCCTGGCGTGAACTGATCCTTAGTCTCGACAGGACTCGCTGGCGGCAGCTGTATCTGGGCTGTGCTGAGTGCCGCCACCCCAACTGGCCCAACCAGCCCGATGTGGAGCCTGAGTCTTGGAGGGAGGCCTTCAAGCAGCATTACCTTGCCTCCAAGACCTGGACCAAGAACGCTGCCATCTTGGAGACCTCTGTCTGCTTTTCTCTATTTCGCCGGAGGAGGATGCGCCGGACCCTGAGTGTCGGGCCAGGCCATGAGTTTCACAGCCTAGGCAGTGCCCTGGCCATGTCCAGCCTGTTTGACCGAATCCTGCTGTTCCCAGGTCTGCATGAAGAGCAAGGTGAAATCATCCTGAAGGTGCCTGTGGAGATTGTAGGCCATGGGAAGCTAGGTGAAGTGGCCCTGCTGGCCAGCATTGACCAGCAGTGCTCGACCACACGCCTGTGTAACCTTGTCTTCATGCCAGCCTGGTTCTCACCCTTCATGTTTAAG ACAACTTCAGGTCACGTCCAGTTTGACAACTGCAACTTCGAGAATGGGCACATCCAGGTCCACGGCCCAGGCACCTGCCAAGTGAAGTTTTGCTCCTTCAAGAACACTCATGTCTTTCTGCACAACGTGCCCCTGTGTGTCCTGGAAAACTGTGAATTCGTGGGCAGTGAAAACAACTCGGTGACTGTCGAGGGCCACCCATCCTCAGAGAACAACTGGGCCTACACGCACCTCTTAGGGCTCATCAGGTCCTCTCCTGGCGTGCTCCCCACCGAGGACTCGGACTCTTTAATGTCCCTTGACCTGGAGAGCAGGGACCAGGCCTGGAGCCCAAGGACCTGTGGCATTGTCATTGAAGGCAGCCAGAGCCCCACTAGCCCAACCACCGGCTCCCCCAGGGCTGGCTCACAGGATGCAGAGGTGGGCAGCAATGGGGAAAGGGTGGCCCGGACCCCAGACAGCAGCGATGGAGGCCTGAGTCCCAGTGGTGAGGACGAGGACGAGGACCAGCTCACGTACAGACTGTCCTACCAAGTGCAGGGCCCACGGCCAGTCCTGGGGGGCTCTTTTTTGGGCCCACCGCTGCCTGGAGCCTCCATCCAGCTGCCCAGCTGCCTGGTGCTGAACTCCCTGCAGCAGGAGCTgcagaaggacagggaggccatgGCACTGGCCAGCTCCGTGCAGGGCTGCCTCATCCGCAAGTGCCTCTTCCGGGACGGCAAGGGAGGTGTCTTTGTTTGCTCTTATGGCCGAGCCAAGATGGAAGGAAACATCTTCCGGAACCTGACTTACGCGGTGCGGTGTATACATAATAGCAAG ATCATCATGCTCAGGAACCACATTCACCACTGCAGAGCATCGGGCATCTTTCTTCGGTTGGAGGGTGGAGGCCTGATTGCTGGCAACAACATCTGCCACAATGCGGAGGCCGGCGTGGACATCCGGAAGAAGTCCAACCCTCTCATTCTG TGTAACCAGATCCACCACGGCCTTCGGTCCGGCATTGTTGTCCTTGGCAATGGGAAAGGCATCATCCGGAACAATCAAATCTTTTCAAACAAGGAGGCTGGCATTTACATCCTGTACCACGGAAATCCAGTTGTGAG cCGGAACCACATTTTCAAGGGCCACGCAGCCGGCATCGCTGTGAACGAGAATGGCAGAGGCCTCATCACAG CTAATAAGGGCTGTGGGGTGTGGATGATGGCGTCCAGCCTGCCCCACGTCACCAGCAACCATGTCAGCTACAATGGCCTGTACGGAGTGGCAGTGTTCAGCCAGAAGGATGGCTCCGGAGAATTCCCAGGCGGCCACGGGGCCCAGGAGAACTTCAGTGAGGACGGGGATGCCATCCTGTGGGAGACAGAGCTGGAGAAGGATGACGACCCGCTGCGCCGGCCCATCACCATAGCTCTGGTCGAGTCCAACAGTGTTAACCACAACGGAG CCTCAGGACTCTACATCCAGAGCAGTGAGGCACTGCACATTGTAACCAACGTGATCCACGCCAACAGAGTCAGGGGCATCACTGTGGCCCAAAGCAGTCAGCTCACCCGTGTGGCCAACAACAGCATCTCCTGCAACCGCCAGAGTGGGGTCAAGATCGAGGCCCAGTGCAAGGTGGAGCTCCGGGGCAATGGTATCTATGACAACAGAGGCCATGGCGTCATCACCAAGGGTGACAGCACCGTCATGGAAAATGACATCATTGGCAACCGGGGCAGTGGGCTGCAGCTGCTGCCCTTGTCTGAcacaaag GTAATAAAGAACCGAATCCATTCATTCCGGGCCTCCGGCATTGCAGTGCAGGGCCACGCCAAGGCCCTGGTGCAGGAGAACACCATCTTCCAGGGCAGGACCAACAAGACCATCTTCCAGCAGAGCTCAAACAACCAAGAATGCATTATACAGAACAACAGGTTCTTGGTCTTCAAGAA GTCTGATACATGGCGCCTGGCGAACCCACCAGCACGGCCTCACCTTGAAAACTCTCTCCGAGGCCCCTCCGCTGCCCATGGTGGGCAGAAGGTGACAGCCATGGCAACCAGAATCACAGCCCATGTGGAAGGTGGTTACCACAGCAAACGCAGCATCTTCTGCACCATCCTGTAA
- the FBXO10 gene encoding F-box only protein 10 isoform X1: MEAGGLPLELWRMILAYLPLPDLGRCSLVCRAWRELILSLDRTRWRQLYLGCAECRHPNWPNQPDVEPESWREAFKQHYLASKTWTKNAAILETSVCFSLFRRRRMRRTLSVGPGHEFHSLGSALAMSSLFDRILLFPGLHEEQGEIILKVPVEIVGHGKLGEVALLASIDQQCSTTRLCNLVFMPAWFSPFMFKTTSGHVQFDNCNFENGHIQVHGPGTCQVKFCSFKNTHVFLHNVPLCVLENCEFVGSENNSVTVEGHPSSENNWAYTHLLGLIRSSPGVLPTEDSDSLMSLDLESRDQAWSPRTCGIVIEGSQSPTSPTTGSPRAGSQDAEVGSNGERVARTPDSSDGGLSPSGEDEDEDQLTYRLSYQVQGPRPVLGGSFLGPPLPGASIQLPSCLVLNSLQQELQKDREAMALASSVQGCLIRKCLFRDGKGGVFVCSYGRAKMEGNIFRNLTYAVRCIHNSKIIMLRNHIHHCRASGIFLRLEGGGLIAGNNICHNAEAGVDIRKKSNPLILCNQIHHGLRSGIVVLGNGKGIIRNNQIFSNKEAGIYILYHGNPVVSRNHIFKGHAAGIAVNENGRGLITENVIRENQWGGVDIRRGGVPILRSNLICFGYSDGVVVGDEGKGLLEGNTIYANKGCGVWMMASSLPHVTSNHVSYNGLYGVAVFSQKDGSGEFPGGHGAQENFSEDGDAILWETELEKDDDPLRRPITIALVESNSVNHNGASGLYIQSSEALHIVTNVIHANRVRGITVAQSSQLTRVANNSISCNRQSGVKIEAQCKVELRGNGIYDNRGHGVITKGDSTVMENDIIGNRGSGLQLLPLSDTKVIKNRIHSFRASGIAVQGHAKALVQENTIFQGRTNKTIFQQSSNNQECIIQNNRFLVFKKSDTWRLANPPARPHLENSLRGPSAAHGGQKVTAMATRITAHVEGGYHSKRSIFCTIL; the protein is encoded by the exons ATGGAGGCTGGCGGCCTCCCCCTGGAGCTGTGGCGTATGATCTTGGCCTACCTGCCCCTTCCCGACCTGGGCCGCTGCAGCCTGGTGTGCAGGGCCTGGCGTGAACTGATCCTTAGTCTCGACAGGACTCGCTGGCGGCAGCTGTATCTGGGCTGTGCTGAGTGCCGCCACCCCAACTGGCCCAACCAGCCCGATGTGGAGCCTGAGTCTTGGAGGGAGGCCTTCAAGCAGCATTACCTTGCCTCCAAGACCTGGACCAAGAACGCTGCCATCTTGGAGACCTCTGTCTGCTTTTCTCTATTTCGCCGGAGGAGGATGCGCCGGACCCTGAGTGTCGGGCCAGGCCATGAGTTTCACAGCCTAGGCAGTGCCCTGGCCATGTCCAGCCTGTTTGACCGAATCCTGCTGTTCCCAGGTCTGCATGAAGAGCAAGGTGAAATCATCCTGAAGGTGCCTGTGGAGATTGTAGGCCATGGGAAGCTAGGTGAAGTGGCCCTGCTGGCCAGCATTGACCAGCAGTGCTCGACCACACGCCTGTGTAACCTTGTCTTCATGCCAGCCTGGTTCTCACCCTTCATGTTTAAG ACAACTTCAGGTCACGTCCAGTTTGACAACTGCAACTTCGAGAATGGGCACATCCAGGTCCACGGCCCAGGCACCTGCCAAGTGAAGTTTTGCTCCTTCAAGAACACTCATGTCTTTCTGCACAACGTGCCCCTGTGTGTCCTGGAAAACTGTGAATTCGTGGGCAGTGAAAACAACTCGGTGACTGTCGAGGGCCACCCATCCTCAGAGAACAACTGGGCCTACACGCACCTCTTAGGGCTCATCAGGTCCTCTCCTGGCGTGCTCCCCACCGAGGACTCGGACTCTTTAATGTCCCTTGACCTGGAGAGCAGGGACCAGGCCTGGAGCCCAAGGACCTGTGGCATTGTCATTGAAGGCAGCCAGAGCCCCACTAGCCCAACCACCGGCTCCCCCAGGGCTGGCTCACAGGATGCAGAGGTGGGCAGCAATGGGGAAAGGGTGGCCCGGACCCCAGACAGCAGCGATGGAGGCCTGAGTCCCAGTGGTGAGGACGAGGACGAGGACCAGCTCACGTACAGACTGTCCTACCAAGTGCAGGGCCCACGGCCAGTCCTGGGGGGCTCTTTTTTGGGCCCACCGCTGCCTGGAGCCTCCATCCAGCTGCCCAGCTGCCTGGTGCTGAACTCCCTGCAGCAGGAGCTgcagaaggacagggaggccatgGCACTGGCCAGCTCCGTGCAGGGCTGCCTCATCCGCAAGTGCCTCTTCCGGGACGGCAAGGGAGGTGTCTTTGTTTGCTCTTATGGCCGAGCCAAGATGGAAGGAAACATCTTCCGGAACCTGACTTACGCGGTGCGGTGTATACATAATAGCAAG ATCATCATGCTCAGGAACCACATTCACCACTGCAGAGCATCGGGCATCTTTCTTCGGTTGGAGGGTGGAGGCCTGATTGCTGGCAACAACATCTGCCACAATGCGGAGGCCGGCGTGGACATCCGGAAGAAGTCCAACCCTCTCATTCTG TGTAACCAGATCCACCACGGCCTTCGGTCCGGCATTGTTGTCCTTGGCAATGGGAAAGGCATCATCCGGAACAATCAAATCTTTTCAAACAAGGAGGCTGGCATTTACATCCTGTACCACGGAAATCCAGTTGTGAG cCGGAACCACATTTTCAAGGGCCACGCAGCCGGCATCGCTGTGAACGAGAATGGCAGAGGCCTCATCACAG AAAATGTCATCCGAGAGAATCAGTGGGGAGGTGTGGACATCCGCCGAGGAGGGGTCCCCATCCTCAGGAGCAACCTCATCTGCTTTGGCTACTCGGATGGTGTGGTTGTGGGGGATGAAGGCAAAGGCCTGCTAGAAGGAAACACCATCTACG CTAATAAGGGCTGTGGGGTGTGGATGATGGCGTCCAGCCTGCCCCACGTCACCAGCAACCATGTCAGCTACAATGGCCTGTACGGAGTGGCAGTGTTCAGCCAGAAGGATGGCTCCGGAGAATTCCCAGGCGGCCACGGGGCCCAGGAGAACTTCAGTGAGGACGGGGATGCCATCCTGTGGGAGACAGAGCTGGAGAAGGATGACGACCCGCTGCGCCGGCCCATCACCATAGCTCTGGTCGAGTCCAACAGTGTTAACCACAACGGAG CCTCAGGACTCTACATCCAGAGCAGTGAGGCACTGCACATTGTAACCAACGTGATCCACGCCAACAGAGTCAGGGGCATCACTGTGGCCCAAAGCAGTCAGCTCACCCGTGTGGCCAACAACAGCATCTCCTGCAACCGCCAGAGTGGGGTCAAGATCGAGGCCCAGTGCAAGGTGGAGCTCCGGGGCAATGGTATCTATGACAACAGAGGCCATGGCGTCATCACCAAGGGTGACAGCACCGTCATGGAAAATGACATCATTGGCAACCGGGGCAGTGGGCTGCAGCTGCTGCCCTTGTCTGAcacaaag GTAATAAAGAACCGAATCCATTCATTCCGGGCCTCCGGCATTGCAGTGCAGGGCCACGCCAAGGCCCTGGTGCAGGAGAACACCATCTTCCAGGGCAGGACCAACAAGACCATCTTCCAGCAGAGCTCAAACAACCAAGAATGCATTATACAGAACAACAGGTTCTTGGTCTTCAAGAA GTCTGATACATGGCGCCTGGCGAACCCACCAGCACGGCCTCACCTTGAAAACTCTCTCCGAGGCCCCTCCGCTGCCCATGGTGGGCAGAAGGTGACAGCCATGGCAACCAGAATCACAGCCCATGTGGAAGGTGGTTACCACAGCAAACGCAGCATCTTCTGCACCATCCTGTAA